A section of the Deinococcus multiflagellatus genome encodes:
- a CDS encoding eCIS core domain-containing protein, protein MTGPALQIRQKKIAQQQQSLPSAYAIEDQAVAHAQRALQRHTARPVALQRQAAGPVLRASGLEQQEVTRLTVQRQAVIKQLAALPQIEGQPLQRAAQPVPAKPQSPADWVTVMRHQAEQVEGQALDTRQYAQFTALQRQVANTLVQGFRSDRGPAQARYDTYGEHLATLQRHEISAPVSRVVLGLVPAGERLALQRAVDTAVQRYEAEAELVATFVQRQSLQRQLAELDAEATQPVLQRIQARRGAGNPLPEPIQRHLEQGLNHDLSRVRIHDDAEADTLAKGVNALAFTTGSDIFFQSGKFNPNSQSGLELLAHEVTHTVQQSQGRVGPGVDPDAGLEAEARSMGAKLAQQATGLPHSQAHSRGLRQRPALTPTTTVQRRAAGTPAPAVTTVQRVGIIKHSEGANVRATPDPKGKLLLPQPLPVGKRVGVISQTADGWSRVALPSGRTGYVQSSRVTTNIPDPGASLIKVPAGMTAIEIAEKYYKAVVRPGQDLRFYVNVLAFLDQQRGTGAFKKQELVAGRLLWVPSAPFAQSLVGQVGSGSITGGALAQAKAAMGNSPGANVLRSVLESPTYIKEVLGEAWNTVKAHWPVMLATTVALVSAELLVGVLAAAPEPTTITKFLAVGLQGLITIVAGAGVAVSLAAAVKSGEMWLRTAWTAQGNASRIKAASKAFLGMIAQVVAAIASVAGVKASAAKTQALAGMYTREALIAQIGSKATYEALMNTLVARGIKQNNAQLLGALIKKVPDPLELKGFLRKVDKPVEFLATLEKYPLNRVRQVLAEIDSQSIAPQYATRLLQLNLENPVPTKPLTAERAAFLKEKFPQDSADKMFGGRSAVLREELTPQQLARDKLAGQQYQALLNDILANSPYVYRYTTRFALQQLREKGKDVETAFMTNVMVKNPNDVSLGTQLKPEWYKYSDGNPDVVIKIPRGLLSRAEVPRPSGNTSRLAGWEFTTSAYPEAGKGGMLQFMGSVPNNILEKGIKNGDIEIIYLTGGTSRLPQPK, encoded by the coding sequence ATGACCGGGCCGGCGCTGCAGATCAGGCAGAAGAAAATCGCACAACAACAGCAGTCCTTGCCCTCTGCGTACGCAATAGAAGATCAGGCCGTAGCCCACGCGCAGCGGGCTCTTCAGCGGCACACCGCCCGGCCAGTGGCGCTGCAGCGGCAAGCGGCGGGGCCGGTGCTGCGGGCGTCAGGGCTGGAACAGCAGGAGGTGACCCGGCTCACCGTTCAGCGCCAAGCGGTGATCAAGCAATTGGCCGCCTTGCCCCAGATAGAGGGTCAGCCGCTTCAACGGGCTGCCCAGCCCGTGCCCGCCAAGCCCCAGAGTCCGGCCGACTGGGTGACGGTGATGCGCCACCAGGCCGAGCAGGTCGAAGGCCAAGCGTTAGACACACGGCAATACGCCCAGTTCACGGCCCTGCAGCGCCAGGTGGCCAATACCTTGGTGCAAGGCTTTCGTTCAGATCGCGGCCCCGCCCAAGCCCGGTACGACACCTATGGCGAACATTTGGCCACGTTGCAACGCCATGAAATCAGTGCGCCGGTTAGCCGGGTTGTCCTGGGCCTGGTGCCCGCTGGGGAACGGCTGGCCCTTCAGCGAGCCGTGGATACCGCTGTTCAACGCTATGAAGCCGAGGCAGAGCTAGTCGCAACATTCGTCCAACGGCAGAGCTTGCAGCGGCAGTTGGCCGAACTGGACGCCGAAGCGACGCAACCCGTTTTACAACGGATTCAAGCAAGACGAGGTGCCGGCAATCCTCTCCCCGAACCGATTCAACGGCACCTGGAACAGGGGCTCAACCACGACCTGTCCCGCGTTCGTATTCATGATGATGCGGAAGCGGACACGCTGGCCAAGGGGGTCAATGCCCTGGCCTTCACCACCGGCAGTGACATCTTTTTCCAGAGTGGGAAGTTCAATCCGAACAGCCAGAGTGGGCTGGAACTGCTGGCGCATGAGGTCACCCATACCGTGCAGCAGTCTCAAGGGCGCGTCGGACCGGGCGTGGACCCCGATGCTGGCCTTGAAGCCGAAGCCCGGTCCATGGGCGCCAAGCTGGCCCAGCAAGCCACTGGTCTTCCTCACAGTCAGGCGCATTCACGGGGGCTTCGGCAGCGCCCAGCGCTCACGCCCACCACCACCGTGCAGCGGCGGGCGGCGGGTACGCCTGCGCCCGCTGTGACCACAGTGCAGCGTGTCGGCATCATCAAGCACAGCGAGGGCGCCAATGTCAGGGCGACACCAGACCCTAAGGGCAAATTGCTGTTACCGCAACCCCTCCCTGTAGGAAAGCGTGTAGGTGTGATCAGTCAGACTGCAGACGGCTGGAGCCGTGTCGCTCTCCCCAGTGGCCGCACCGGTTATGTGCAGAGCAGCCGGGTCACCACCAACATCCCTGACCCCGGAGCCAGCCTGATCAAAGTTCCGGCAGGCATGACGGCCATAGAAATTGCGGAGAAGTATTACAAGGCGGTGGTCAGGCCCGGTCAGGACCTCCGGTTCTACGTCAACGTTCTGGCGTTTCTGGATCAGCAACGGGGCACCGGTGCGTTTAAAAAGCAGGAGTTGGTGGCCGGTCGCCTGCTATGGGTACCCAGTGCACCTTTTGCGCAGAGCCTCGTTGGCCAGGTAGGTTCGGGGTCTATTACGGGTGGCGCCTTGGCACAGGCGAAAGCCGCCATGGGCAATAGTCCGGGTGCGAATGTGCTCAGGTCCGTTCTGGAATCGCCCACGTACATCAAAGAAGTTTTGGGTGAGGCCTGGAATACTGTCAAAGCCCACTGGCCGGTCATGCTGGCGACCACCGTGGCCTTGGTGAGTGCAGAACTGCTGGTCGGGGTGCTGGCCGCCGCGCCGGAGCCAACGACGATTACCAAATTTCTGGCGGTGGGCTTACAGGGGCTGATCACCATCGTGGCAGGGGCTGGTGTGGCCGTCTCTCTGGCTGCAGCCGTCAAGTCCGGCGAGATGTGGTTGCGCACTGCCTGGACAGCACAGGGCAACGCCAGCAGGATCAAAGCTGCGTCCAAGGCATTCCTGGGGATGATTGCGCAGGTTGTAGCGGCAATTGCCAGTGTGGCGGGGGTTAAGGCAAGTGCGGCGAAGACACAAGCGCTCGCTGGCATGTACACCCGTGAAGCCCTCATTGCACAGATTGGCAGCAAAGCGACCTACGAGGCACTGATGAACACCCTTGTGGCGCGAGGTATCAAGCAGAACAATGCCCAACTGCTGGGGGCCCTGATTAAGAAAGTGCCAGACCCCCTAGAGCTCAAAGGGTTTTTGCGGAAGGTGGATAAGCCAGTGGAGTTTCTTGCGACGTTGGAAAAATATCCGCTGAATAGGGTTCGTCAGGTGCTCGCGGAAATAGACAGTCAGAGTATTGCGCCCCAGTATGCAACCCGACTTCTTCAACTTAACTTGGAGAATCCAGTTCCTACGAAACCACTAACAGCTGAGCGCGCCGCATTTCTTAAAGAAAAATTCCCTCAAGACAGTGCAGATAAAATGTTTGGTGGTAGATCTGCAGTGTTGCGTGAGGAACTGACGCCACAACAGCTCGCACGCGATAAATTAGCAGGGCAGCAGTACCAAGCGCTATTAAACGATATTCTTGCAAATAGCCCTTATGTGTACCGCTATACTACTCGCTTTGCTTTGCAGCAACTTAGAGAAAAGGGAAAAGATGTTGAAACGGCTTTCATGACTAATGTTATGGTGAAAAATCCGAATGATGTAAGTCTTGGGACGCAGTTGAAGCCGGAATGGTATAAGTATAGCGACGGGAATCCAGATGTGGTTATTAAGATTCCCAGGGGATTGCTAAGTAGGGCAGAAGTTCCGAGACCCTCAGGGAACACTTCTAGGTTGGCCGGCTGGGAGTTCACGACCTCAGCATATCCTGAAGCGGGGAAAGGAGGTATGCTTCAGTTCATGGGTAGTGTTCCAAACAATATTCTTGAAAAGGGAATCAAAAATGGTGACATTGAGATTATCTACCTTACTGGCGGAACTTCTAGACTTCCACAGCCCAAATGA
- a CDS encoding TNT domain-containing protein encodes MLNYGFSPEEMLSLLQLRGATPEKVEIILNACARNKVDISDFRNVWAFNKPGPNEFPDPGNFPWPPKQGAIGAVLEIEIAPNTIIDRYGGEHGRFVGYAGTVSTNGARNFQPATFSQRALPGAPDETQYHVYQVLKPFPVKAGEIAPWFGEPGGGRQALSTGKSIAELIADGYLREITKEVVKK; translated from the coding sequence ATGTTGAACTATGGGTTTAGTCCAGAGGAAATGCTTTCACTGCTGCAGCTCAGGGGGGCTACTCCGGAAAAGGTGGAAATTATTCTGAACGCGTGTGCTCGCAATAAAGTAGACATTTCTGATTTTAGAAATGTCTGGGCATTCAATAAGCCCGGACCCAATGAGTTCCCTGACCCAGGAAATTTTCCTTGGCCGCCCAAACAGGGAGCCATAGGGGCAGTTCTTGAAATAGAAATTGCTCCCAATACAATTATTGACCGCTACGGTGGGGAGCATGGCCGCTTCGTTGGCTATGCAGGTACTGTATCGACAAATGGCGCTCGAAACTTTCAGCCTGCGACATTCAGTCAACGGGCCTTGCCCGGGGCGCCTGACGAAACTCAATACCATGTTTATCAGGTACTCAAACCATTCCCTGTTAAAGCGGGTGAAATTGCTCCGTGGTTTGGTGAGCCTGGCGGCGGACGTCAAGCACTCTCAACAGGAAAGTCTATCGCTGAGCTTATTGCGGACGGCTACCTTCGAGAAATCACAAAGGAGGTGGTCAAAAAATGA
- a CDS encoding GNAT family N-acetyltransferase, whose translation MSPFTLRDLRKPDDFAGVARVLSASDPDWPVTAELLAVWDAARDPELYHTVVVAEQDGQLVGLGQAGHDDFAYEDWRYFGAATVHPDARGQGIGRALYDELMARLRARGAQDIRTMLSDQPRDEAGRAFLTRRGFTRTWDRYESRLHTGELDLGVFDELLAGVAAHGIELRSIADLAGDEHRDRRLYELDWRLFQDVPMGQALTKRPFEAWRKQELDDPTFSHELSFVALRPGLDDPETGPYVGYSTLMKAPGGFYVIGMTGVRREDRGLGVAKALKVAAMRALHAAGGGEIRTFNDPPNKAMLGMNRALGFRPGPTRSRYELHLDPVTGERRPIAAGSGV comes from the coding sequence ATGAGCCCCTTTACCCTGCGCGACCTGCGCAAGCCCGACGACTTCGCTGGTGTCGCCCGCGTGCTCAGTGCCAGCGATCCGGACTGGCCGGTCACCGCCGAGCTGCTGGCGGTGTGGGACGCCGCGCGCGACCCCGAGCTGTACCACACCGTGGTGGTGGCCGAGCAGGACGGGCAACTGGTCGGCCTGGGTCAGGCCGGCCACGACGACTTCGCCTATGAGGACTGGCGCTACTTCGGGGCGGCGACCGTGCACCCGGATGCCCGGGGCCAGGGCATTGGCCGGGCCCTGTACGACGAACTGATGGCCCGGCTGCGTGCCCGGGGCGCCCAGGACATCCGCACCATGCTCAGCGACCAGCCGCGCGACGAGGCGGGGCGTGCTTTCCTGACCCGCCGGGGCTTTACCCGCACCTGGGACCGCTATGAGTCGCGCCTGCACACGGGTGAGCTGGACCTGGGTGTTTTCGACGAGCTGCTGGCGGGTGTGGCGGCCCACGGCATCGAACTGCGCTCGATTGCTGACCTCGCCGGCGATGAACACCGCGACCGGCGGCTCTATGAACTGGACTGGCGCCTCTTTCAGGACGTGCCAATGGGGCAGGCCCTGACCAAGCGGCCCTTTGAGGCGTGGCGCAAACAGGAACTGGACGACCCCACCTTCAGCCACGAGCTGTCCTTTGTGGCCCTGCGTCCGGGCCTGGACGATCCCGAAACCGGCCCCTACGTGGGCTACTCCACCCTGATGAAAGCGCCGGGCGGCTTTTACGTGATCGGCATGACGGGCGTGCGGCGCGAGGACCGGGGCCTGGGCGTGGCCAAGGCGCTGAAAGTGGCGGCCATGCGCGCCCTGCACGCGGCGGGCGGCGGCGAGATCCGCACCTTCAACGACCCGCCCAACAAGGCCATGCTGGGCATGAACCGCGCGCTGGGCTTTCGCCCTGGGCCCACCCGCAGCCGTTACGAACTGCACCTGGACCCCGTCACGGGTGAGCGCCGCCCCATCGCCGCCGGGAGCGGGGTATGA
- a CDS encoding GNAT family N-acetyltransferase, giving the protein MTRAALNVTIREATDHDLPALAELLSVVNPRHPWTAERLAHDLRTLRADPLGLHVAQWVAQEGGGALLGAASALQFGGMYHPGRYHAELGVHPGARGQGIGTALAEVLGTHLQARGAQEVLAGSYEDEPQGVAFLQARGFTEVMRFFDNVLEMADFDAATWAQAEVLPRGLRLRSLAELQAEQGRDAALHAYYDGWVAAREDVPRTGEATPVPFERFCQQRLDRPEFFPEGVLLAVTEGGEVAALSELYGDEHHPGRLNTGLTGTRREWRRQGLALAVKLAALRVARERGAQEVWTGNATTNAPMLALNERLGFRPRVAWIEMKWGGV; this is encoded by the coding sequence ATGACCCGCGCGGCCCTGAACGTCACCATCCGCGAGGCCACGGACCACGACCTGCCCGCTCTGGCCGAGCTGCTCAGTGTGGTTAACCCCCGCCACCCCTGGACCGCTGAGCGCCTCGCCCATGACCTGCGCACCCTGCGCGCCGATCCCCTGGGCCTGCATGTGGCGCAGTGGGTGGCCCAGGAAGGTGGCGGCGCGCTGCTGGGCGCCGCTTCGGCGCTGCAGTTTGGCGGCATGTACCACCCGGGGCGCTACCACGCCGAACTGGGCGTGCACCCGGGGGCGCGGGGGCAGGGCATTGGCACCGCACTGGCCGAGGTGCTGGGCACCCACCTGCAGGCCCGGGGCGCCCAGGAGGTGCTGGCCGGCAGCTACGAGGACGAGCCGCAGGGCGTGGCCTTCTTGCAGGCGCGCGGCTTTACCGAGGTCATGCGCTTTTTCGACAACGTGTTGGAGATGGCCGATTTCGACGCCGCCACCTGGGCCCAGGCCGAGGTCCTGCCCCGGGGGCTGCGCCTGCGGTCCCTGGCCGAGTTGCAGGCCGAGCAGGGCCGGGACGCCGCCCTGCACGCCTATTACGACGGCTGGGTGGCCGCCCGCGAGGACGTGCCGCGCACCGGAGAAGCCACGCCCGTGCCCTTTGAGCGCTTCTGCCAGCAGCGCCTGGACCGCCCGGAGTTCTTCCCCGAAGGCGTGCTGCTGGCCGTGACCGAGGGGGGCGAGGTGGCGGCCCTGTCGGAACTGTACGGCGACGAGCACCACCCGGGCCGCCTGAACACCGGCCTGACCGGCACCCGGCGCGAGTGGCGGCGGCAGGGGCTGGCCCTGGCGGTCAAGCTGGCCGCGCTGCGGGTCGCCCGCGAACGCGGCGCGCAGGAGGTCTGGACGGGCAACGCCACCACGAACGCGCCCATGCTGGCCCTGAACGAGCGCCTGGGCTTTCGCCCGCGCGTGGCCTGGATCGAGATGAAATGGGGTGGGGTATGA